In Marisediminicola antarctica, one DNA window encodes the following:
- a CDS encoding NAD(P)/FAD-dependent oxidoreductase, translated as MPKILIVGGGYAGFYTALGLEKWLTAGEADVVIVDPLPYMTYQPFLPEIASGSVEDRHAVVSLRRHLYKTEVVTAKVTAINHTAKTATITPAIGEPWEMDYDQIVVTAGAVSRTFPIPGVADEAIGLKTIEEAIAIRDRVLGNFDRAANLADGPERDRLLTFTVVGGGFAGIELFGELRSFATSLLRYYPTITFDDTRFHLIEAMGRIMPEVSLKTSHWVLKNLAQRGAEVHLDTQLTSAVDGRVELSTGESFESDLIIWTAGVMANPVLRNTDLPLEERGRLRVGADLRVINDDGVVADVWGAGDVSAVPDLTGNGVGGYCVPNAQHAVRQGKLMAKNIVGVLRGDAPAEYKHENLGAVATLGLYVGVFQSGKIAITGFPAWVMHRGYHGLAIPMWERKIRVFTTWILNFLLRRDIVALEARAAPRAAFAEVASRPKV; from the coding sequence GTGCCAAAAATCCTTATTGTCGGCGGCGGATATGCCGGTTTTTATACTGCCCTCGGGCTCGAGAAGTGGCTGACCGCCGGTGAAGCGGATGTCGTGATCGTCGACCCGTTGCCGTACATGACCTACCAGCCCTTCCTGCCGGAGATCGCGTCCGGCTCTGTCGAAGACCGCCACGCGGTCGTCTCCTTGCGTCGCCACCTCTACAAGACCGAGGTCGTCACGGCCAAGGTCACCGCAATCAACCACACGGCGAAGACCGCGACGATCACACCCGCAATCGGCGAGCCCTGGGAGATGGACTACGACCAGATCGTCGTCACCGCCGGTGCTGTCTCCCGCACCTTCCCGATTCCCGGAGTGGCCGACGAGGCGATCGGGCTCAAGACAATCGAGGAGGCAATCGCGATCCGCGACCGCGTTCTCGGCAACTTCGACCGCGCCGCGAACCTTGCCGATGGGCCCGAGCGCGACCGTCTCCTCACCTTCACCGTCGTCGGCGGCGGTTTCGCCGGCATCGAGCTCTTCGGCGAGCTGCGCAGCTTCGCGACCTCGCTTCTGCGGTACTACCCGACCATCACGTTCGACGACACCCGCTTCCACCTCATCGAGGCAATGGGCCGCATCATGCCCGAGGTGTCGCTCAAGACCAGTCACTGGGTTCTCAAGAACCTCGCCCAGCGCGGCGCCGAGGTGCACCTCGACACCCAGCTGACCTCCGCCGTCGACGGACGCGTCGAGCTGTCTACCGGCGAGTCGTTCGAGTCGGACCTCATCATCTGGACCGCCGGAGTCATGGCCAACCCCGTGCTGCGCAACACCGACCTGCCCCTCGAGGAGCGCGGGCGCCTGCGCGTCGGCGCCGACCTCCGCGTCATCAACGACGACGGCGTGGTCGCCGACGTCTGGGGTGCCGGAGACGTGAGCGCCGTTCCCGACCTGACCGGCAACGGTGTGGGTGGCTACTGCGTTCCGAACGCCCAGCATGCCGTGCGCCAGGGAAAGCTCATGGCGAAGAACATCGTCGGTGTGCTCCGCGGCGACGCGCCGGCCGAGTACAAGCACGAGAACCTTGGCGCGGTCGCAACCCTTGGTCTCTACGTCGGTGTGTTCCAGTCCGGCAAGATCGCAATCACCGGATTCCCGGCGTGGGTCATGCACCGCGGCTACCACGGCCTCGCGATCCCCATGTGGGAGCGCAAGATCAGGGTATTCACGACGTGGATCCTCAACTTCCTCCTGCGCCGCGACATCGTGGCGCTCGAGGCCCGCGCGGCCCCACGCGCCGCGTTCGCCGAGGTCGCGTCACGCCCCAAGGTCTAG
- a CDS encoding amino acid deaminase/aldolase, producing MTLNLARPPGAPWLDAAGYWAGLDRATAELDPPFGVLSLEALAWNAHSLLDRAAGTSIRLATKSIRVRAVIDAVLALPGFSGVLAYTLPEALWLAKEITNVVVGYPTTHRAAIRALARSPLLAGRVTLMVDAVEQLDLIDAVIPPTERESIRLCLELDASWNAPLVGHFGAWRSPVHTPAAARALAEVVQARPGFSLVGLMAYESQIAGLVDDAPGRAVFSALVRRAKLASIPELAERRALAVAAVREVADLEFVNGGGTGSIESTAAEAAVTEIAAGSGLVGPHLFDHYRGFRPAPAVGFALGIVRKPRDDIAGAIGGGWIASGVTGADRSPIPVWPPGLRLMPREGAGEVQTPFTGPGARGLGIGDRVFLRHAKAGELSEHLSEIAVVSGGRIDALVPTYRGEGRAFL from the coding sequence ATGACCCTCAATCTCGCCCGTCCCCCGGGGGCGCCGTGGCTCGACGCCGCAGGCTACTGGGCCGGATTGGACCGGGCAACCGCCGAGCTCGACCCGCCGTTCGGGGTGCTGTCGCTGGAGGCGCTCGCCTGGAACGCCCATTCCCTTCTCGACCGGGCTGCGGGCACGTCAATTCGCCTGGCGACCAAGTCGATTCGCGTTCGAGCGGTCATCGATGCTGTGCTCGCGCTGCCCGGCTTCTCCGGCGTGCTCGCCTACACGCTGCCGGAGGCGCTCTGGCTCGCGAAGGAGATCACCAATGTCGTCGTCGGCTACCCGACAACGCACCGCGCCGCGATCCGCGCGCTCGCCCGCTCACCTCTCCTCGCCGGACGGGTGACACTCATGGTCGACGCGGTGGAGCAACTGGACCTCATCGACGCGGTCATCCCACCTACCGAACGCGAGAGCATCCGCCTCTGCCTCGAGCTGGATGCCTCGTGGAACGCGCCCCTGGTCGGACACTTCGGCGCGTGGCGCTCGCCGGTGCACACCCCCGCGGCGGCGCGGGCGCTCGCGGAGGTGGTGCAGGCGCGCCCCGGATTCTCTCTCGTCGGGCTTATGGCCTACGAGAGTCAGATTGCCGGCCTCGTCGACGACGCCCCAGGGCGCGCCGTGTTCTCGGCGCTCGTGCGCCGAGCCAAGCTGGCCTCGATTCCGGAACTCGCGGAGCGTCGCGCTCTCGCCGTCGCCGCAGTGCGCGAGGTGGCCGACCTCGAGTTCGTCAACGGCGGAGGCACAGGCTCGATCGAGTCGACCGCCGCGGAGGCGGCCGTCACTGAGATCGCGGCGGGCAGCGGGCTGGTCGGCCCGCACCTGTTCGACCACTACCGCGGCTTCCGGCCGGCCCCCGCGGTCGGCTTCGCGCTCGGCATCGTGCGCAAGCCGAGGGACGACATCGCTGGCGCGATCGGCGGAGGGTGGATCGCGTCCGGTGTGACGGGCGCCGACCGCTCCCCGATTCCGGTCTGGCCACCCGGGCTGCGACTGATGCCCCGCGAGGGTGCCGGGGAGGTGCAGACCCCGTTCACCGGCCCGGGTGCGCGTGGCCTCGGCATCGGCGACCGGGTCTTCCTGCGGCACGCAAAGGCGGGGGAGCTCTCCGAACACCTCAGCGAGATCGCCGTCGTCTCGGGCGGCCGGATCGACGCGCTCGTGCCGACATACCGCGGCGAGGGCCGGGCGTTCCTGTGA
- a CDS encoding D-arabinono-1,4-lactone oxidase, with translation MWQNWGRSVRVRPQSVARPVSVDEVAQVVREAATRGIRVKAIGSGHSFTGIAIATGIQLDLSGLTGLIRLDPATSRATFAAGTTLHDAGQLLEANGLAFENLGDIDSQTISGAISTGTHGTGVRFGGIATRVVGLTMVTADAAVLRIGDTGAGPIEHADLLPAAAIGLGALGVIVDVTLQCVPAFLLHSVERPERLGAVLADFEARSAAVDHFEFFWFPHTEIVLTKTNTRLPGTAPRRRLSPARAWFDDRFMANSIFSLTCGLARLVPALTPAINRLATTLTGDREFTEWSTGVFATPRTVRFRELEYAIPLEAVPQALREIRSLIEDRGWRISFPVEVRAAAADDLWLSPATGRASGYIAVHRHYREDPLEYFRAVEQILIAQGGRPHWGKVHFQGAAALAEAYPRHAEFVALRDRLDPDRLFSNAYLEKVLGP, from the coding sequence ATCTGGCAGAACTGGGGCAGGAGCGTGCGCGTGCGCCCGCAATCGGTCGCCCGCCCGGTCAGCGTCGACGAGGTCGCCCAGGTCGTCCGCGAGGCGGCCACCCGCGGCATCCGGGTCAAGGCGATCGGCTCCGGGCACAGCTTCACCGGGATCGCGATCGCGACCGGCATCCAGCTCGACCTCTCGGGCCTCACGGGGCTCATCCGCCTCGATCCGGCAACATCGCGGGCCACCTTCGCCGCCGGCACCACCCTGCACGACGCCGGCCAGCTGCTCGAGGCCAACGGGCTCGCCTTCGAGAACCTCGGCGACATCGACTCGCAAACGATCAGCGGCGCGATCTCGACGGGGACCCATGGCACCGGGGTGCGCTTCGGCGGCATCGCGACCCGCGTCGTCGGCCTCACGATGGTGACCGCGGATGCTGCGGTGCTGCGGATCGGCGACACCGGGGCCGGCCCAATCGAGCACGCCGATTTGCTGCCCGCGGCCGCGATCGGGCTCGGCGCCCTCGGCGTCATCGTCGATGTGACGCTGCAGTGTGTGCCCGCCTTCCTCCTGCACTCGGTCGAGCGGCCGGAGCGCCTCGGCGCCGTGCTCGCAGACTTTGAGGCGAGGTCGGCGGCGGTCGACCATTTCGAGTTCTTCTGGTTCCCGCATACCGAGATCGTGCTGACCAAGACGAACACCCGGCTGCCGGGAACCGCGCCGCGGCGGCGGCTGTCGCCCGCGCGCGCCTGGTTCGACGACCGCTTCATGGCCAACTCGATCTTCTCTCTGACCTGCGGTCTTGCGCGGCTCGTGCCCGCGCTCACCCCCGCCATCAACCGACTCGCCACGACGCTCACCGGAGACCGGGAGTTCACCGAGTGGTCGACGGGAGTGTTCGCGACGCCGCGCACGGTGCGTTTCCGCGAACTGGAATATGCGATCCCGCTCGAGGCGGTGCCGCAGGCGCTGCGTGAGATTCGCAGCCTCATTGAGGACCGCGGCTGGAGGATCTCCTTCCCTGTCGAGGTGCGGGCGGCCGCCGCCGATGACCTGTGGCTTTCTCCCGCGACCGGCAGGGCAAGCGGATATATCGCCGTGCACCGCCACTACCGCGAGGACCCGCTCGAGTACTTCCGGGCGGTCGAGCAGATCCTCATCGCCCAGGGCGGGAGGCCGCACTGGGGCAAGGTGCACTTTCAGGGCGCCGCGGCGCTCGCCGAGGCGTACCCTCGACACGCGGAGTTCGTCGCACTGCGCGACAGGCTCGACCCCGACCGCCTCTTCAGCAACGCCTACCTCGAGAAGGTGCTCGGCCCATGA
- a CDS encoding glycoside hydrolase family 1 protein: protein MNSKKTESPWLHDVPGLAALAPSGLSIGVATSAMQVEGAVRDEGREPSTWDTFMGQSGRIVDDSTAAVAADAYHRTSDDVRMLRELGVDSYRFSLGWPRLQPNGRGGANRAAVAFYDRLIDELLAAGIRPMVTLHHWDLPEPLQHAGGWLNRDTAYRLADYAYLAGESFGDRVDSWVTINEPATVMLGGYALGVHAPGATLLFDALPTAHHQLLGHGLAVEALRAADVRGRIGIANTHSPVEPASDKHDDVLQAELFDTIHNRLFSDPLLLGRFPELPEELRHLTSAFDEIQPSDLAAISRPIDFYGLSYHAPTRIRSGGPGHFPFSFVPWPEFSTTGSGLPNAPEFLRVALRELAHRYGDALPPVVLTVGASYPDVVQRDGSIDDEARCAHLAEHLAVAFAGAPGVDLQGYVVSSLLDGWEWEAGFTQPFGLVHVHADTQDRTPKRSYRFLQELLGNR, encoded by the coding sequence ATGAATTCGAAGAAAACCGAGAGTCCCTGGCTGCACGACGTGCCCGGGCTCGCCGCGCTCGCGCCCAGCGGCCTCAGCATCGGCGTCGCGACGTCGGCGATGCAGGTCGAGGGTGCCGTGCGCGACGAGGGTCGCGAACCGTCGACCTGGGACACCTTCATGGGCCAATCCGGCCGCATTGTCGACGACAGCACCGCGGCGGTCGCCGCCGACGCCTACCACCGCACGAGCGACGACGTGCGGATGCTGCGCGAGCTCGGCGTCGACTCCTACCGGTTCTCGCTCGGCTGGCCCCGGCTGCAGCCGAACGGCCGGGGCGGCGCCAACCGCGCCGCCGTCGCGTTCTACGACCGTCTGATCGACGAGCTGCTCGCCGCCGGCATCCGTCCGATGGTCACGCTGCACCACTGGGACCTGCCCGAGCCGCTGCAGCACGCCGGCGGGTGGCTCAATCGAGATACCGCGTACCGGCTCGCCGACTACGCCTACCTCGCTGGCGAGTCCTTCGGCGATCGGGTCGACTCGTGGGTCACGATCAACGAACCCGCCACCGTGATGCTGGGCGGCTACGCCCTCGGTGTGCACGCGCCGGGCGCCACCCTGCTGTTCGACGCCCTGCCGACCGCGCACCACCAGCTTCTCGGCCACGGCCTCGCCGTCGAGGCGTTGCGGGCCGCCGACGTGCGCGGCCGCATCGGCATCGCGAACACCCACTCGCCGGTCGAGCCGGCATCCGACAAGCACGACGACGTTCTCCAGGCCGAGCTGTTCGACACGATCCACAACAGGCTGTTCTCTGACCCGCTGCTGCTCGGACGGTTTCCCGAGCTGCCGGAGGAGCTGCGCCATCTCACCTCGGCGTTCGACGAGATCCAGCCGAGCGACCTCGCGGCGATCTCCCGGCCCATCGACTTCTACGGGCTGAGCTATCACGCGCCGACGCGCATCCGGTCGGGCGGGCCGGGCCACTTCCCCTTCTCGTTCGTGCCGTGGCCGGAGTTTTCGACGACCGGCTCCGGCCTGCCGAACGCGCCGGAGTTCCTTCGCGTCGCGCTGCGGGAGCTCGCGCACCGCTACGGCGACGCCCTGCCGCCAGTCGTGCTGACCGTGGGCGCGAGCTACCCCGATGTGGTGCAGCGCGACGGCTCGATCGACGACGAGGCCAGGTGCGCGCATCTCGCGGAACACCTGGCGGTCGCATTCGCCGGGGCTCCCGGAGTCGACCTGCAGGGCTACGTCGTGTCGTCGCTGCTCGACGGCTGGGAGTGGGAGGCAGGGTTCACGCAGCCATTCGGCCTCGTGCACGTGCACGCCGACACACAGGACCGCACGCCCAAGCGCAGCTACCGCTTTCTGCAGGAGCTGCTCGGCAACCGCTGA
- a CDS encoding acetamidase/formamidase family protein, translated as MTPDPAITDGVLLGARILNSGEGPIRSPHYLPVEPGSYLWGRLPCAADRPVLTIDSGAEVTIDTLSHEGILEDQGRDPAAFFTGHGVDRDGVLDDAVAVAASDHRRNAGPTSQADSDGPHVVSGPIAVRGARPGDLLKITVLGVQPRVPYGIISNRHARGALPGEYPAGDGTVSVFASVDDDGLGSLPLREGGGPRVRFPLNPFLGIMGVAIAGNTRPHSVPPGPHGGNLDINLLTAGSALYLPVQVDGALAYVGDPHFAQGDGEVALTAMEASLRADLRFEVVTRAEALESFGELVGPLVETTEFLVPTGMDDDLDEAVRQCVRAAIALLQARYGMEAHLAYAYLSAATDFNISQVVDVVKGVHARIRVSDFGG; from the coding sequence GTGACCCCAGACCCCGCGATCACCGACGGAGTGCTGCTCGGCGCCCGCATCCTCAACTCGGGCGAGGGACCCATCCGCTCGCCGCACTACCTGCCCGTCGAGCCCGGCAGCTACCTCTGGGGCCGGCTGCCCTGCGCCGCCGACAGGCCCGTGCTCACCATCGACTCCGGCGCCGAGGTGACGATCGACACCCTCAGCCACGAGGGCATCCTCGAGGACCAGGGCCGCGACCCGGCCGCGTTCTTCACCGGGCACGGCGTCGACCGGGATGGTGTTCTCGACGACGCGGTGGCGGTCGCGGCCTCCGACCATCGCCGCAATGCCGGACCGACGAGCCAGGCCGACAGCGACGGACCGCACGTTGTCAGCGGACCGATCGCGGTGCGCGGCGCCCGGCCGGGCGACCTGCTCAAGATCACGGTGCTGGGCGTGCAGCCGCGGGTGCCGTACGGCATCATCTCGAACCGCCACGCCCGCGGCGCGCTGCCGGGAGAATACCCGGCCGGTGATGGCACGGTGAGCGTTTTCGCCTCTGTCGACGACGACGGGCTCGGCAGCCTGCCTCTGCGCGAGGGCGGCGGGCCGCGAGTGCGGTTTCCGCTCAACCCGTTCCTCGGCATCATGGGCGTCGCGATCGCCGGGAACACGCGCCCGCATTCTGTGCCGCCGGGCCCACACGGCGGCAACCTCGACATCAACCTGCTCACCGCGGGATCGGCGCTGTACCTGCCTGTGCAGGTCGACGGCGCGCTCGCGTATGTCGGCGACCCGCACTTCGCCCAGGGTGACGGCGAGGTCGCGCTGACCGCGATGGAGGCGTCGCTGCGCGCCGACCTGCGGTTCGAGGTCGTGACCCGTGCCGAAGCCCTCGAGTCATTCGGCGAACTTGTCGGTCCGCTCGTCGAGACGACCGAGTTCCTTGTGCCGACCGGCATGGACGACGACCTCGACGAAGCGGTGCGCCAGTGTGTGCGGGCGGCGATCGCCCTGCTGCAGGCCCGGTACGGCATGGAGGCACACCTCGCCTACGCGTACCTCAGCGCGGCGACCGACTTCAACATCTCGCAGGTGGTGGATGTCGTCAAGGGCGTCCACGCGCGGATCAGGGTGAGTGATTTCGGTGGTTGA